In a single window of the Veillonella sp. genome:
- a CDS encoding heavy metal translocating P-type ATPase: MEETLLLKDLNCANCAAKIEDRIRKMDGIESANFTIATHQLKLTGAWEDREALKRDIQDICDSIEEGVTVADYERKSKAAMDDHGHDHDHGSEAVTIAVIVAGLLFMAYEALTTVVPSIGLPESIETPIYYIAYILLAFPVLRIAGRNILKGQVFDENFLMSIATLGAIAIDALPEAVGVILFYRIGEFFEHKATDRSRTEIMNAVDMRPQEVRVVDTCCGGEIVVMAPEKVEVGWTIEVRPGDLIPLDGTVLEGETRVNTAPVTGEPVPVRAVPGTQLMSGCINESGRITMRVDKVLEESMVTKILDAVENAASSKPKIDRFITRFARVYTPIVVALALAVAIIPSLITGEWHKWIYTALTFLVISCPCALVLSVPLAFFSGIGNASKHGILLKGGRVIEALANVKAVALDKTGTITSGEFKVHNVETVGSHVSSGQLLSMAAAIEAVSTHPIATSIVSEAEDQGLAVEPSDFVQELAGEGMVGMTDGQQVLVGNRRLMERYNVQGYPTEAAEYGTEVLVAEGNTYLGRIIIADEARPDSAEAIADLNGQDIKTVMLTGDAEASANYIAKETGVSAVRAQLLPQDKLSVVQDIRSEYGPTMFVGDGINDAPVLAGADVGGAMGSGADAAIEAADVVFMRPSLTAIAHILDLSKATLRVAWQNVVFAIAVKILIMLLGLMGYASMWWAVFGDTGVSILCILNSIRILRRN; encoded by the coding sequence ATGGAAGAAACATTATTGCTGAAGGATTTGAACTGTGCAAACTGCGCAGCAAAAATTGAAGATCGTATCCGCAAAATGGATGGCATTGAATCTGCTAATTTTACTATTGCCACACATCAATTGAAATTGACTGGTGCATGGGAAGACCGCGAAGCTCTTAAACGCGACATTCAAGATATTTGCGACTCCATCGAAGAGGGCGTGACAGTAGCTGATTACGAGCGTAAATCTAAAGCGGCTATGGATGACCATGGTCATGACCACGATCATGGTAGTGAGGCTGTAACAATCGCCGTTATCGTAGCAGGCTTGTTATTCATGGCCTACGAAGCATTGACGACAGTTGTTCCGTCCATCGGTTTGCCAGAGTCTATCGAAACTCCAATTTACTATATTGCTTATATTTTGCTTGCATTCCCAGTATTGCGTATTGCAGGTCGCAATATCTTAAAAGGTCAAGTGTTCGACGAGAACTTCTTAATGTCTATCGCTACATTGGGTGCTATTGCAATCGACGCATTGCCTGAGGCTGTAGGCGTTATCTTGTTCTACCGTATCGGTGAGTTCTTTGAACATAAAGCTACAGATCGCAGCCGTACAGAAATCATGAATGCTGTCGATATGCGTCCTCAAGAGGTGCGCGTTGTAGATACATGCTGCGGCGGTGAAATCGTAGTTATGGCTCCTGAAAAGGTTGAAGTAGGCTGGACTATCGAAGTTCGTCCTGGCGATTTAATTCCTCTAGACGGTACTGTTCTTGAAGGCGAAACACGCGTTAATACAGCTCCTGTAACAGGTGAACCTGTACCTGTTCGTGCTGTACCTGGTACTCAACTTATGTCTGGTTGTATCAACGAATCTGGTCGTATTACGATGCGTGTAGATAAGGTTCTTGAAGAATCTATGGTTACAAAAATTCTTGATGCCGTTGAAAATGCAGCATCTTCTAAACCTAAAATCGACCGTTTCATTACCCGTTTCGCTCGCGTATACACACCAATCGTTGTAGCCCTTGCATTGGCTGTTGCCATCATCCCATCCCTTATTACAGGTGAATGGCATAAATGGATCTACACAGCCTTAACATTCCTCGTTATTTCTTGTCCATGTGCATTGGTGCTCAGTGTGCCACTCGCATTCTTCTCCGGTATCGGTAATGCATCTAAACACGGCATTTTGCTTAAAGGTGGTCGTGTTATCGAGGCGTTGGCTAATGTGAAAGCAGTAGCTCTTGATAAAACTGGTACTATTACATCTGGTGAGTTCAAAGTTCACAACGTAGAAACTGTAGGCTCCCATGTAAGTTCTGGTCAATTATTATCTATGGCTGCAGCAATTGAAGCTGTATCTACACATCCAATTGCAACAAGCATTGTTAGTGAAGCAGAAGATCAAGGCCTTGCAGTAGAACCTTCTGATTTCGTTCAAGAGTTAGCCGGTGAAGGTATGGTCGGTATGACTGATGGTCAACAAGTACTCGTTGGTAACCGTCGTCTTATGGAACGCTATAATGTTCAAGGCTATCCAACAGAAGCTGCTGAATATGGTACAGAAGTTCTCGTAGCAGAAGGTAATACATACCTTGGTCGCATCATCATCGCCGATGAAGCTCGTCCTGATTCCGCTGAAGCGATTGCTGATCTTAATGGTCAAGATATCAAAACTGTTATGCTTACCGGTGACGCTGAAGCAAGTGCTAATTACATCGCTAAAGAAACTGGTGTAAGTGCAGTACGTGCTCAATTGTTACCTCAAGATAAATTGTCCGTTGTACAAGATATTCGCTCCGAATATGGTCCTACTATGTTCGTAGGGGACGGAATCAACGATGCGCCAGTACTTGCAGGTGCTGATGTTGGTGGTGCTATGGGTAGCGGTGCTGATGCGGCTATTGAAGCGGCAGACGTTGTGTTCATGCGTCCTTCCTTAACTGCTATCGCACATATCCTTGACTTGTCCAAAGCGACATTGCGCGTAGCATGGCAAAACGTTGTATTTGCTATTGCCGTAAAAATCCTCATCATGCTTCTTGGCCTTATGGGCTACGCATCTATGTGGTGGGCAGTATTTGGTGATACTGGCGTATCCATCCTTTGTATCTTAAACTCTATTCGTATCTTGCGTCGCAATTAG